A window from Streptomyces sp. NBC_00271 encodes these proteins:
- a CDS encoding MarR family winged helix-turn-helix transcriptional regulator, with amino-acid sequence MAVNTASEARLEDRWRDILSVHARTMCEIDRALHPHGLGASDFEVLDILVSSELAHEGEHCRVQNIADRVHLSQSALSRLIGRLEKDGLVERTVCLEDRRGVWVALTRKGRDLHTEVLPLQRAVLARMLNA; translated from the coding sequence ATGGCAGTGAACACGGCGAGCGAGGCCCGGCTCGAGGACCGGTGGCGGGACATCCTGTCGGTGCACGCGCGCACGATGTGCGAGATCGACCGCGCGCTGCACCCGCACGGTCTGGGCGCCAGCGACTTCGAGGTGCTGGACATCCTCGTCTCGAGCGAGCTCGCGCACGAGGGCGAGCACTGCCGGGTGCAGAACATCGCCGACCGTGTCCATCTGAGCCAGAGCGCCCTGTCCCGCCTGATCGGGCGGCTGGAGAAGGACGGCCTGGTGGAACGCACCGTCTGTCTGGAGGACCGACGCGGTGTGTGGGTCGCGCTCACCCGCAAGGGACGCGACCTGCACACCGAGGTACTCCCCCTGCAACGCGCCGTGCTGGCCCGCATGCTGAACGCGTAG
- the pqqB gene encoding pyrroloquinoline quinone biosynthesis protein PqqB translates to MKVVLLGTAAGGGFPQWNCACALCAAARDGKLPARTQESVALSGNSRDWWLLNASPDIRTQLTTTPALAPGPGPRDTPVRGVLLTDAEADHVAGLTVLRGGAGLKVYAAPPVLATLAPLRDLLDRYAPWEWADSLTEGGFVLSGGLVVTAHPVGPKAPKYVAGPAPDDRWVTAYRIEDLAGGGVLLYAPCLGAWTPELDDLLASADCALLDGTFYARDEMGTAVRSRGGRQAAMGHLPVVGARGSLAALARHRGPRRIYTHLNNTNPLLDPDSDARARVSAAGVEVLPDGTEFVV, encoded by the coding sequence TTGAAAGTCGTCCTGCTGGGTACGGCCGCCGGTGGCGGCTTCCCACAGTGGAACTGCGCGTGCGCGCTCTGCGCGGCCGCCCGCGACGGAAAACTGCCCGCGCGGACCCAGGAGTCCGTCGCCCTGAGCGGCAACTCCCGCGACTGGTGGCTGCTCAACGCCTCGCCCGACATCCGTACGCAGCTGACCACCACCCCCGCGCTCGCACCCGGACCTGGGCCACGGGACACACCCGTACGGGGCGTGCTCCTGACCGACGCGGAGGCCGACCATGTCGCCGGGCTGACCGTGCTGCGCGGCGGCGCCGGGCTCAAGGTCTATGCCGCACCGCCCGTCCTCGCCACCCTGGCCCCCCTACGTGACCTGCTCGACCGCTACGCCCCCTGGGAGTGGGCGGACAGCCTGACCGAGGGCGGGTTCGTACTGTCCGGCGGTCTGGTCGTCACCGCGCACCCTGTCGGTCCCAAGGCCCCGAAGTACGTCGCCGGCCCCGCCCCGGACGACCGCTGGGTGACCGCGTACCGGATCGAGGACCTGGCAGGCGGCGGAGTGCTCCTGTACGCGCCCTGTCTGGGCGCCTGGACCCCGGAACTGGACGACCTGCTCGCCTCGGCGGACTGCGCACTGCTCGACGGCACGTTCTACGCGCGCGACGAGATGGGCACGGCCGTGCGCTCGCGGGGCGGGCGGCAGGCCGCGATGGGGCACCTTCCGGTGGTGGGCGCGCGCGGCAGCCTCGCCGCCCTCGCCCGCCATCGCGGCCCCCGACGGATCTACACGCACCTCAACAACACGAACCCGCTGCTCGACCCGGACTCGGACGCCCGCGCGCGGGTGAGCGCGGCGGGGGTCGAAGTGCTGCCGGACGGGACGGAGTTCGTGGTGTAG